DNA from Paraburkholderia sp. BL10I2N1:
GGTGTGCTGACTTTCTCATCGGGCAATCACGCGCAGGCGATCGCGCTGTCTGCGCGCCTCGCCGGCATTCACGCGACGATCATCATGCCGCACGACGCGCCCGCCGCAAAAGTTGCAGCGACCAAGGGCTATGGCGGTGAAGTGATCGTCTATGACCGCTACAAGGAAAACCGTGAAGAGATCGGCCGCCGGCTTGCGGAGGAGCGCGGCATGACCTTGATCCCGCCGTACGACCATCCGCATGTGATGGCGGGGCAGGGCACGGCGGTGAAGGAGTTGATCGAGGAGACCGGTCCGCTCGACATGTTGTTCGTGTGCCTTGGCGGCGGGGGGCTGCTGTCCGGCAGCGCGCTGTCCGCGACGGCGCTGAGTCCTCAATGCCAGATCATCGGCGTCGAGCCGGAAGCCGGTAACGATGGGCAGCAGTCGCTCGCGCGCGGCGAGATCGTGCACATTAAAGTGCCGAAGACGCTCGCCGATGGCGCGGCGACACAACACCTCGGAAACTACACGTTTGCAGTGATCCAGCGGCTGGTTCAGCAGATCGTGACGGTCAGCGATGCACAACTCGTCGAAGCGATGCGTTTCTTTGCGCAGCGGATGAAGATGGTGGTCGAGCCGACGGGCTGCCTCGCCGCTGCCGCAGTGCTTAACGGGATCGTGCCGGTAGAAGGCAAGCGTGTTGGCGTGGTCATCAGTGGCGGCAACGTGGATCTGGAGCGGCTGGCGGACTTCCTTCGCTGAAAGCGGCAACGTGGGGACCGCGCTTGGCCCCGAGGTCGTTCTGTACGGGAAGCGCCCGTGGTTTTTACGTGGCGGCCATGCTGGTTGCGTGCACGATCAGGTCGCGATAGCCGTTCACGATCACGCTGTACGAAAAGTACGCGAACAGCACTGCCGACAAAACGTGACATGCCCGCAGTAGGCCCGTCCCCGCGCGTTTACGTCCGTGGCTCGCGAGTCCGCAAAGAAACAACGTCCAGACGAGCCCACCGAAAAAGAATCCGCCGAGAAAGACGGGCGCCGTCGTGACGGTCGTCGCGCCGGCTTTCGCGATGAGCGCGCCGCCTACCGCAGCAAACCAGAGAATGGCTGACGGCGACGAGATCGCCAGCAACGTTCCACGCATGAAGCCACGCCACGCGCTCAGGTGAGGCGCGCTCGTATCGGCCTCGCCTTCGACGGGGGGCGCGGAGGCTGGAAAGAGCGCTTCGCGCGTCATCTTCCAGGTAAGGAACAGCAGGATTGCCGCGCCGCCGATCCACACGATCCAGCGTATCGACTCGAACTGCAACAGCGCAGCCATGCCCGCGAGCGCGAGCGACGCATAGATCAGATCCCCAAAACACGAGCCCAACCCGAGCCAGAAGCCAGGCTTGAAACCATGCGACAGCGTCAGCGAAATAATCGCGACGTTGACGAGACCGATATCGAGGCACAACGACAGAGACAGAAAAAAACCGTCCGACCACATAGAAAAGGCGTGCATCCCCGCAACTACTCCGTCTGATTTTTTGTTCGCGCATGAGCGAGAGCGCTCGAGGTCCCGCGTCGATCACAATATTCAACCAGCGCGCGCGCCGTTACCACCAAGCGCACGCTACGTTAGTACGTGACGACCTGCACACCGATGTTCGTCCCGTTACGCACGACCGGGCTCGATGGGCACCGTGTGCAGGGGTGGCTCTGCTGCCTTCGTTTTAGAGGCCGAGTTCGCTCCACAGCGTGTCGATGCGCTGTTTCACCGCATCATCCATGACGATCGGGCGACCCCATTCCCGATACGTCTCACCGGGCCATTTGTTGGTGGCGTCGAGCCCCATCTTCGAACCAAGTCCTGCGACCGGCGACGCGAAATCGAGATAGTCGATCGGGGTGCGATCGACGAGCACCGTATCGCGCGCCGGATCGATACGCGTGGTGATGGCCCAGATGACTTCCTTCCAGTCGCGGATGTTCACGTCTTCGTCGACGACGACAATGAACTTCGTATACATGAATTGTCGCAGGAAGCTCCACACGCCGAACATCACCCGTTTGGCATGTCCAGGGTAGCTTTTCTTCATCTGGACGATCGCCATCCGGTAGCTGCATCCTTCGGGCGGCAGATAGAAGTCGGTGACCTCGGCGAACTGTTTCTGTAACAGCGGCACGAACACTTCATTGAGCGCGACGCCGAGTACCGCGGGTTCGTCGGGCGGCTTGCCGGTATAGGTCGAATGGTAGATCGCGTCGCGGCGCATCGTGATCCGTTCGACGGTGAAAACCGGGAACCACTCCTGTTCGTTGTAGTAGCCGGTGTGATCGCCGTACGGTCCTTCGAGCGCATGCTCGTACGCGGCGCTCGGGCCCTTCGACGGACGCGGCGGCGCACCCGCCGGTGCGGGTTCCGGCGTGCCGCTTTGCGGATAGATAAAGCCTTCGAGGACGATTTCCGCCCGTGCTGGCACCTGCAGTGTATCGACGCCTGGGGTGATGCACTTTGCCAGTTCGGTGCGGCCGCCGCGCAGCAGGCCCGCGAACTGATATTCGGACAGCGTGTCCGGTACCGGTGTGACGGCGCCAAGGATCGTCGCCGGATCGGCGCCGAGCACGACCGCGACCGAATAAGGCTTGCCCGGGTTCTGCAGCGCGAACTCGCGGAAGTCGAGCGCCCCGCCGCGGTGAGCGAGCCAGCGCATGATCAGCTTGTTGCACCCGATCAGTTGCTGACGATAGATGCCGAGGTTCTGGCGCGTCTTGTTCGGGCCGCGCGTGACGGTCAGGCCCCACGTGATCAGCGGGCCGGCGTCGCCGGGCCAGCAGGTCTGGATCGGCAGCTTCGCGAGATCGACGTCGGCGCCTTCCCAGACGATTTCCTGGCAGGGCGGGGCGCTGACCGTCTTCGGCGCCATGTCCCAGACCGCCTTGGCGAGTGAGAACAGCT
Protein-coding regions in this window:
- a CDS encoding UbiD family decarboxylase; amino-acid sequence: MKYKDLRDFVGRLETLGELRRIPQNVSPVLEMTELCDRVLRVGGPALLFEGKQHHAFPVLGNLFGTPRRVALGMGIDAGAENGDSAALESLRDVGRLLSALKEPEPPKSLKDAGKLFSLAKAVWDMAPKTVSAPPCQEIVWEGADVDLAKLPIQTCWPGDAGPLITWGLTVTRGPNKTRQNLGIYRQQLIGCNKLIMRWLAHRGGALDFREFALQNPGKPYSVAVVLGADPATILGAVTPVPDTLSEYQFAGLLRGGRTELAKCITPGVDTLQVPARAEIVLEGFIYPQSGTPEPAPAGAPPRPSKGPSAAYEHALEGPYGDHTGYYNEQEWFPVFTVERITMRRDAIYHSTYTGKPPDEPAVLGVALNEVFVPLLQKQFAEVTDFYLPPEGCSYRMAIVQMKKSYPGHAKRVMFGVWSFLRQFMYTKFIVVVDEDVNIRDWKEVIWAITTRIDPARDTVLVDRTPIDYLDFASPVAGLGSKMGLDATNKWPGETYREWGRPIVMDDAVKQRIDTLWSELGL
- a CDS encoding threo-3-hydroxy-L-aspartate ammonia-lyase, with product MRALPVPTYDDVVDAAVRIDGIAHRTPVLTSRTADERTGASIFFKCENFQRMGAFKFRGAYNAISHFDAEQRAAGVLTFSSGNHAQAIALSARLAGIHATIIMPHDAPAAKVAATKGYGGEVIVYDRYKENREEIGRRLAEERGMTLIPPYDHPHVMAGQGTAVKELIEETGPLDMLFVCLGGGGLLSGSALSATALSPQCQIIGVEPEAGNDGQQSLARGEIVHIKVPKTLADGAATQHLGNYTFAVIQRLVQQIVTVSDAQLVEAMRFFAQRMKMVVEPTGCLAAAAVLNGIVPVEGKRVGVVISGGNVDLERLADFLR
- a CDS encoding LysE family transporter — its product is MHAFSMWSDGFFLSLSLCLDIGLVNVAIISLTLSHGFKPGFWLGLGSCFGDLIYASLALAGMAALLQFESIRWIVWIGGAAILLFLTWKMTREALFPASAPPVEGEADTSAPHLSAWRGFMRGTLLAISSPSAILWFAAVGGALIAKAGATTVTTAPVFLGGFFFGGLVWTLFLCGLASHGRKRAGTGLLRACHVLSAVLFAYFSYSVIVNGYRDLIVHATSMAAT